In a genomic window of Tissierella sp. Yu-01:
- a CDS encoding amidohydrolase family protein has protein sequence MTEKKLYKGFTLINGTGETPIENAFFIVEEKRVVKIGNAADLENHDNVEVIDLTGKTVMPGLINSHVHINMEPVGDPFASNDSDAKIAFRTAANLKKHLYAGTTFFRDLGGNRFIDIEARDAVNSGLLEGPEFLAAGQCICMTGGHGWSAGGREADGPDEVRKAAREQLRAGADLLKVMATGGVMTKGVEPGSPQLSEEEMRAAIEEAHNVGKKTATHAQGTVGIKNAVRAGIDSVEHAIFLDDELIEMMVARGTYIVPTLAAVDFIVKNGTEAGIPEYAVRKAKSVQEAHKESIRKAYKAGVKIAMGTDSGTPFNLHGSAPYEVKLLNECCMTPMDALVAATKGSADCLGILENYGTLEEGKFADFLVLDENPLDNLDTLFNINSVYKLGRKVR, from the coding sequence ATGACAGAAAAAAAATTATATAAAGGCTTTACATTAATAAACGGAACAGGTGAAACTCCTATTGAAAATGCATTTTTTATAGTTGAAGAAAAAAGAGTTGTTAAAATTGGTAATGCAGCTGATTTAGAGAATCATGATAATGTAGAAGTAATAGATTTAACAGGTAAAACTGTTATGCCAGGACTTATAAATTCTCATGTTCATATAAATATGGAACCTGTAGGAGATCCTTTTGCAAGTAATGATTCAGATGCTAAAATCGCTTTTAGAACTGCTGCTAACCTAAAGAAACATCTATATGCTGGAACAACATTCTTTAGAGACTTAGGTGGCAATAGATTTATAGATATAGAAGCTAGAGATGCAGTAAATTCAGGCTTACTTGAAGGTCCAGAGTTTTTAGCAGCTGGTCAATGTATCTGCATGACTGGTGGTCACGGTTGGTCAGCTGGTGGGCGTGAAGCCGATGGTCCAGATGAAGTTAGAAAAGCAGCAAGGGAACAGTTAAGGGCTGGAGCTGACTTATTAAAGGTCATGGCAACTGGTGGAGTTATGACAAAAGGAGTAGAACCTGGCAGTCCACAGCTTTCTGAAGAAGAAATGAGAGCAGCAATTGAAGAAGCCCATAATGTAGGAAAGAAAACTGCTACCCATGCACAAGGTACGGTTGGTATAAAAAATGCTGTTCGTGCAGGAATTGATTCAGTAGAACATGCTATATTTCTAGATGATGAACTTATTGAAATGATGGTAGCAAGAGGTACATATATTGTACCAACTTTGGCAGCTGTTGATTTCATAGTCAAAAATGGAACTGAAGCTGGGATACCAGAATATGCTGTAAGAAAAGCTAAATCCGTTCAGGAAGCACATAAGGAAAGCATCAGAAAGGCTTATAAAGCTGGAGTTAAAATAGCTATGGGTACTGACTCTGGTACACCATTTAATCTACATGGTTCAGCTCCTTATGAAGTAAAACTTCTTAATGAATGTTGCATGACACCAATGGATGCACTGGTTGCAGCTACTAAGGGTAGCGCTGATTGCCTTGGTATTTTAGAAAATTATGGAACATTAGAAGAAGGAAAATTTGCAGACTTCTTAGTACTTGATGAAAATCCTTTGGATAACTTAGATACTTTGTTTAACATAAATTCCGTATATAAATTAGGAAGAAAAGTTAGATAA
- a CDS encoding DUF2812 domain-containing protein yields MSKNNNIKRELFLFSAVDYYSLKEYFEAMARKGWLIDKIKFNIAIFRRIEPIDYTFSVDVYPKFSMFEAVDDNDVEYYKNLCEDAGWSYATSSKNLHIFYSNKEDNLTPIQTDEEIKKMVVQKSILPEIFTMALVIFLMLFNIKIHFPYDYENLFSNMSLIMPFYWPLLLINSLTSTMGSIFWLIRAKKNIKSNKPLPKTNFRKSKTIGTISFVLSLILLIIVIVAMILDSTINSSKIILFVIPILLVPVIAYTYNKEVKALKISNLSKILLLFTLIIVLFTLSIFSALRLGINKDKNLETEYKGLTYEDFDSKIKPRHTSFDREGSILVPKYLQYREVSSVMGLETIYIEARGNKIAKYVFDGMLVDELRYNRVLNDASNEYIGYDEAYYIVNPNAEVKNNSLFLLKDNKILFIDTDFDLSQEKYINIIINKFR; encoded by the coding sequence ATGAGCAAAAACAATAATATAAAAAGGGAACTATTCTTGTTTTCTGCAGTGGATTATTATTCCCTAAAGGAATATTTTGAGGCAATGGCAAGAAAAGGTTGGTTAATAGATAAAATAAAATTTAATATTGCTATCTTTAGGAGAATAGAACCAATAGATTATACTTTTTCAGTAGATGTATACCCAAAATTTAGCATGTTTGAGGCAGTTGATGATAATGATGTAGAATACTATAAAAATCTATGTGAAGATGCTGGATGGTCATATGCTACATCATCTAAAAATCTACATATATTTTATTCTAATAAAGAAGATAATCTAACACCAATTCAGACCGATGAAGAAATAAAGAAGATGGTAGTTCAAAAATCAATATTACCTGAGATATTTACAATGGCATTAGTCATATTTCTAATGCTATTTAATATTAAAATTCATTTTCCATATGATTATGAAAATCTATTTTCGAATATGAGTTTGATCATGCCATTTTATTGGCCGCTCTTATTGATAAATTCATTGACGTCAACGATGGGAAGCATTTTTTGGCTTATAAGAGCAAAGAAAAATATTAAATCTAATAAACCATTACCTAAGACTAATTTTAGAAAATCTAAGACTATAGGAACTATATCCTTTGTGCTTTCACTTATATTACTTATTATTGTAATAGTAGCAATGATATTAGATTCTACAATAAATTCTAGTAAAATAATACTCTTTGTAATCCCAATATTATTGGTGCCAGTAATAGCCTATACCTATAATAAAGAAGTTAAGGCATTAAAAATTAGTAATCTTAGTAAGATACTATTATTGTTTACATTAATAATAGTCCTATTTACATTGTCTATTTTTTCAGCTCTTAGGTTGGGCATAAATAAAGATAAAAACTTGGAAACAGAATATAAAGGATTAACTTATGAAGATTTTGATTCAAAAATAAAACCGAGACATACTAGTTTTGATAGGGAAGGAAGTATTTTAGTTCCAAAGTATTTACAATATAGAGAAGTTTCAAGTGTAATGGGACTTGAAACCATATATATAGAGGCAAGAGGAAATAAGATAGCTAAATATGTTTTTGATGGAATGTTAGTAGATGAATTAAGATATAATAGAGTTTTAAATGATGCGAGTAATGAATATATAGGATATGATGAAGCTTATTATATAGTAAATCCTAATGCTGAAGTTAAGAATAATTCTTTATTTTTGCTTAAAGATAATAAGATACTGTTTATAGATACGGATTTTGATTTATCTCAGGAAAAGTATATTAATATAATAATAAATAAATTTAGATAA
- a CDS encoding helix-turn-helix transcriptional regulator, whose product MARVQFQTLTEPMYYILLSLTEERYGYEIMQTITDRTKSRVVVGPGTLYTLLGRFQKEGIIEQVSDDGRRKTYVLTKSGRELLLEEHTRLKMLVEDGEKVLSREGF is encoded by the coding sequence ATGGCAAGAGTACAATTTCAAACTTTAACTGAACCAATGTATTACATATTGTTGTCCCTAACAGAAGAGAGATATGGTTATGAGATAATGCAGACAATAACAGATAGAACTAAGAGTCGTGTTGTTGTAGGTCCGGGAACCCTTTATACCTTATTAGGACGATTTCAAAAAGAAGGGATTATTGAGCAAGTTTCAGATGATGGAAGAAGGAAGACGTATGTTTTAACTAAAAGTGGAAGAGAGTTATTGCTAGAGGAACATACTAGGTTGAAAATGTTAGTTGAAGATGGAGAAAAAGTTTTGTCTCGGGAGGGCTTCTAA
- a CDS encoding HEPN domain-containing protein: MDTTRYLDWLEMAKKDLRGAEILFEYKADYGLVCFHCQQTIEKYLKGYLLYKTGVLQEGHSLIKLCKKAAEFNIEFKRYIKDCAFVSTYYIETRYPAEDPLIITEDEVKMCLDITMSIIKLIDITIDNKK, translated from the coding sequence GTGGATACAACTAGATATTTAGACTGGTTAGAGATGGCAAAAAAGGATTTAAGAGGTGCGGAAATTTTATTTGAATATAAAGCTGATTATGGTCTTGTATGCTTTCACTGCCAACAAACAATAGAAAAATATCTGAAAGGTTATTTGCTATATAAAACTGGTGTCTTGCAGGAGGGGCATAGTTTAATAAAGCTTTGCAAAAAAGCAGCAGAATTTAATATTGAGTTTAAAAGGTATATTAAAGATTGTGCATTTGTTAGTACATATTACATTGAAACCAGGTACCCTGCTGAAGATCCTCTAATTATCACAGAAGATGAAGTTAAAATGTGTCTTGATATAACAATGAGTATAATTAAATTAATAGATATAACTATTGATAATAAAAAGTAA
- a CDS encoding nucleotidyltransferase domain-containing protein produces the protein MIINEINNLRSQIIDKFNPLDIYLFGSHAKGISKKNSDVDICVIINTDNKRQLLQRMLYELDYKFDLDIVIYTEDEWHKYCNDTSTFASIINRTGVSLIGGYN, from the coding sequence GTGATTATTAATGAAATAAATAACCTTAGAAGTCAAATAATTGATAAATTTAACCCACTGGATATATATCTATTTGGATCACATGCAAAAGGCATTTCTAAAAAAAATAGTGATGTAGATATTTGTGTGATTATAAACACAGATAATAAAAGGCAACTTCTTCAAAGGATGCTATATGAATTGGATTATAAGTTTGATTTGGATATAGTAATCTATACAGAAGATGAATGGCACAAATATTGTAATGATACTTCGACTTTTGCAAGTATAATTAATAGGACAGGGGTGAGTTTAATTGGTGGATACAACTAG
- a CDS encoding cysteine-rich CWC family protein produces MRMTAEERTCPLCGKDNNCQHGQSDCWCNHITVPKHILDMVPEDKKGKACVCKECIEKYTNQ; encoded by the coding sequence ATGAGAATGACAGCAGAAGAAAGAACTTGTCCATTATGTGGAAAGGATAATAATTGTCAACATGGTCAGAGTGATTGTTGGTGTAATCATATTACTGTACCAAAACACATATTAGATATGGTTCCAGAAGATAAGAAAGGTAAAGCCTGTGTATGTAAGGAGTGTATTGAGAAGTATACGAATCAATGA
- a CDS encoding DUF5714 domain-containing protein, translated as MELENKKHSFNCMFCGEELQYLQEYKEVECIYCHGKFESNVTCKSGHYVCDTCHSMNGLDLIEKYCRETTKTNPMEMTMELMKSPSIHMHGPEHHYLVPAVLITSYYNIKNEEKTKIKKLAVAKKRAENVPGGICGFNGNCGAAVGTGIFMSIITEATPLSKESWGLANMMTGTTLISIAKRGGPRCCKRNSFIAIRNAAKFTEEYVGIKLYDYRKSKPKCSFKTKNKECIGNKCPFN; from the coding sequence ATGGAATTAGAAAATAAAAAACATTCATTTAACTGTATGTTTTGTGGAGAGGAATTACAATACCTACAGGAATATAAAGAAGTAGAATGTATCTACTGTCATGGAAAATTTGAATCAAATGTTACATGTAAAAGTGGACATTATGTTTGTGATACATGTCACTCTATGAATGGGTTAGATTTAATTGAGAAATATTGTAGAGAAACTACCAAGACTAATCCTATGGAAATGACTATGGAACTAATGAAAAGTCCTTCAATTCATATGCATGGGCCAGAGCATCATTATTTAGTTCCAGCAGTACTTATTACATCTTATTATAATATAAAGAATGAGGAAAAGACGAAGATTAAAAAGTTAGCCGTAGCCAAAAAAAGAGCAGAGAATGTTCCAGGAGGAATTTGTGGTTTTAATGGAAACTGTGGTGCTGCAGTAGGTACAGGAATATTCATGAGTATCATTACAGAAGCTACTCCATTATCAAAAGAAAGCTGGGGGCTTGCCAATATGATGACCGGAACCACATTAATATCCATAGCAAAAAGAGGAGGTCCTAGGTGCTGCAAGAGAAACTCATTTATAGCCATAAGAAATGCAGCAAAGTTTACTGAAGAGTATGTTGGAATTAAACTATATGACTATAGAAAATCAAAACCTAAATGTAGTTTTAAGACTAAGAATAAAGAATGTATAGGTAATAAATGTCCATTTAATTAA
- a CDS encoding DUF6054 family protein produces MNNTFFISISIEEAAEKIYDAVVNGSITGELIDGYEIAGHDKKCIVLVFEKHYYRAGNRLTLTVTLDDFEDNARVHYVSGGGGEGLFKFDWGASESFAEIVPSVLEKYKIK; encoded by the coding sequence ATGAATAACACATTTTTTATTAGTATTTCCATTGAAGAAGCTGCTGAAAAAATCTATGACGCAGTTGTAAACGGCAGTATAACTGGTGAATTGATTGATGGGTATGAAATAGCTGGACATGATAAGAAGTGTATAGTATTGGTATTTGAAAAGCACTATTATCGTGCAGGAAACAGACTAACATTAACTGTTACATTAGATGACTTTGAGGATAATGCTCGTGTTCATTATGTAAGTGGTGGCGGAGGAGAGGGATTATTTAAGTTTGACTGGGGTGCATCTGAAAGCTTTGCAGAAATCGTTCCAAGTGTTCTAGAGAAGTATAAAATAAAGTAA
- a CDS encoding CPBP family intramembrane glutamic endopeptidase: MFEKRLYMRIWDAIKLLLLFAFFDFIFSIIITVISYKLKLDSSIFLLSSLSAIFALLLCIRSANKKYYLNIGERLNFRLESKAIIPALIITVIGLNIVISEVVNYITLLIPMSDFFEEIFSEILGGELNLTGTFIRVVIVAPIVEEILMRGIILEGLTSKYSNAKAIIVSSLLFGIIHLNIYQFVAASIIGILLGWIYINTNSLWLCIFTHGVYNSLGYIAESIFKIQIAGYTTEGFQPLWFTGVGLILIIFGGFLLKRIFKKKQYSYYF; this comes from the coding sequence ATGTTTGAAAAAAGATTATATATGAGAATATGGGATGCTATAAAGTTACTTCTTTTATTCGCATTTTTTGACTTTATATTTTCGATAATTATAACCGTTATTAGCTATAAGCTGAAACTTGATAGCAGTATTTTTTTACTTAGCTCTTTAAGTGCTATATTTGCTTTGTTACTTTGTATAAGAAGCGCTAATAAGAAATATTACTTGAATATTGGAGAGAGGCTGAACTTCAGACTAGAAAGCAAGGCTATTATTCCAGCATTGATTATTACTGTAATAGGACTTAACATAGTAATTTCAGAAGTAGTAAACTATATAACCTTATTGATTCCTATGAGTGATTTTTTTGAAGAGATATTCAGTGAAATCTTAGGAGGAGAATTAAACCTTACAGGAACATTTATTAGAGTAGTTATAGTTGCGCCTATTGTAGAGGAAATACTAATGCGTGGAATTATACTAGAAGGTCTTACTAGTAAGTATTCAAATGCAAAGGCAATTATAGTCTCATCATTATTGTTTGGTATTATTCATTTAAACATATATCAATTTGTTGCTGCTTCCATTATTGGAATATTGTTGGGATGGATATATATTAATACTAATTCTTTGTGGTTATGCATATTTACACATGGAGTGTATAATTCTCTGGGATATATTGCGGAGAGTATTTTCAAAATACAAATTGCAGGTTATACTACTGAAGGCTTTCAGCCTTTATGGTTTACTGGTGTGGGACTTATATTGATAATATTTGGGGGATTTCTATTGAAGAGAATCTTTAAGAAAAAGCAATATAGTTATTATTTTTAG
- a CDS encoding ATP-binding cassette domain-containing protein: MINVSNVSLRFGSQKLFEEVNLSFTPGNCYGVIGANGAGKSTFLRILSGELEADTGEISIAPNSRMSVLKQDHFEYDDCQVLLTVIMGNKRLYDIMVEKDALYAKPDFSDEDGIRASELEAEFAEMDGWSAEAEASSLLQGLGIPTSLHEKTVSELNGNEKVKVLLAQALFGKPGILILDEPTNHLDVKSIKWLQEFLGDFEGTVIVVSHDRHFLNEVCTHMVDIDFGKAKMYVGNYDFWYESSQLALQLMKDQNKKKEEKIKDLQNFIAKFSANASKSKQATSRKKLLEKITLDDIQPSSRRYPFVGFTMDREVGNEILTVEEVSKTIDGVKVLDNISFRVNKEDKIAFIGNEIAITTFFKIITGEMEPDSGSYKWGQTITKSYFPKDNSEFFEDCDLNLVDWLRQFSEEQSEIYLRGFLGRMLFSGEEALKEAKVLSGGEKVRCMLSKMMLTNANVLILDQPTNHLDLESITSVNNGLINFKSNILFASQDHQFIETIANRIIDIKDDGSFVDRTMTYEEYIEKFY, encoded by the coding sequence TTGATAAATGTAAGTAACGTAAGCTTAAGATTTGGCTCACAGAAGTTATTTGAAGAAGTAAACCTTAGCTTTACTCCAGGTAACTGTTATGGAGTTATAGGAGCTAATGGAGCAGGAAAAAGTACATTTCTTAGAATTCTTTCTGGTGAGCTTGAGGCAGATACCGGAGAAATATCTATAGCTCCTAATTCACGTATGTCTGTTTTAAAACAGGACCACTTTGAATATGATGACTGCCAAGTGCTATTGACAGTTATCATGGGTAATAAAAGATTATATGACATAATGGTAGAAAAGGATGCACTATATGCAAAACCAGATTTCTCAGATGAAGACGGAATAAGAGCATCTGAACTTGAGGCTGAATTTGCAGAAATGGATGGTTGGAGTGCTGAGGCAGAAGCATCTTCATTGTTACAGGGTCTAGGCATACCAACAAGTCTACATGAAAAGACTGTGTCAGAGTTAAATGGTAATGAAAAGGTTAAGGTTCTTCTTGCTCAAGCTTTATTTGGTAAACCAGGTATCCTTATCCTTGACGAGCCTACTAACCACTTAGATGTAAAATCGATTAAATGGTTACAGGAATTCTTAGGAGATTTTGAAGGTACTGTTATTGTAGTATCTCACGATAGACATTTCCTAAATGAAGTTTGTACACATATGGTTGATATTGATTTTGGTAAGGCTAAAATGTATGTTGGTAACTATGACTTCTGGTATGAATCAAGTCAATTAGCACTTCAATTGATGAAGGATCAAAACAAAAAGAAGGAAGAAAAGATTAAAGACCTACAAAACTTCATTGCTAAGTTCTCAGCTAATGCTTCTAAATCAAAACAAGCCACATCTCGTAAGAAGTTATTAGAGAAAATAACTCTTGATGATATTCAACCATCATCTAGAAGATATCCTTTCGTTGGGTTTACAATGGATAGAGAAGTTGGTAATGAAATTCTTACAGTAGAAGAAGTTTCAAAGACTATAGACGGAGTTAAGGTTTTAGATAATATTAGCTTCAGAGTAAATAAAGAGGATAAAATTGCGTTCATTGGAAATGAAATTGCTATAACTACTTTCTTTAAGATAATTACAGGAGAAATGGAACCCGATAGTGGAAGTTACAAATGGGGACAAACAATCACTAAATCTTATTTCCCTAAAGATAACTCAGAATTCTTTGAAGACTGTGATCTAAATTTAGTTGATTGGTTGAGACAATTCTCTGAAGAGCAAAGTGAAATTTATCTAAGAGGATTCTTAGGTAGAATGTTGTTCTCAGGTGAAGAAGCTCTAAAAGAAGCTAAGGTTTTATCTGGAGGAGAAAAGGTAAGATGTATGTTATCAAAAATGATGCTTACAAATGCTAATGTATTGATTCTTGACCAACCTACAAACCACCTTGACCTAGAATCCATTACATCTGTAAACAACGGATTGATTAACTTTAAGTCCAATATATTATTTGCATCTCAAGACCATCAATTTATTGAAACAATTGCAAATAGAATTATTGATATTAAAGATGATGGAAGCTTCGTTGATAGAACTATGACATACGAAGAATATATAGAAAAGTTTTATTAA
- a CDS encoding YbaN family protein gives MKLLNIILIAVGLLFTGIGMVGVLVPVLPTTPFLILASICFMRSSERFDKWLRSTHVYKNYAEDYVRDRSMTLKRKAKLMFISDLMLLFPLIKLDSIYMKAFIILIIIIKYWFFIFKIKTKKE, from the coding sequence ATGAAATTATTAAATATAATATTAATAGCTGTAGGCTTATTATTTACTGGAATTGGCATGGTTGGAGTCCTGGTTCCTGTTCTGCCTACTACACCATTTTTAATACTAGCCTCAATATGTTTTATGAGAAGTTCTGAGAGGTTTGACAAATGGCTTAGAAGTACACATGTTTACAAGAACTACGCAGAGGATTATGTAAGGGACAGGTCCATGACATTAAAAAGAAAAGCAAAGCTTATGTTTATATCGGATTTAATGCTTTTATTTCCATTGATAAAGCTGGATAGTATCTATATGAAAGCATTTATTATTTTAATAATTATAATCAAATACTGGTTCTTTATCTTTAAGATAAAGACAAAAAAAGAATAA
- a CDS encoding trypsin-like peptidase domain-containing protein: MDENNNNGFILINNDSEEEKAEKPQRRAYKVRKPAKNKKGFRGSAISYICLALVCSLLGGFTSSFLAPKLFPGTSTEYSAQAITINTNDNLSTVSAVAKKAMGSVVGITTVETQLIWPFSARDISGVGSGVIVHSDGYILTNSHVIANGNAKELKVLFENGEQVNGTVLWNDSTLDLAIVKVNVTNLPVADLGDSDSLEVGEIAIAIGNPLGLEFERTVTSGIISGLNRDVSVENGVVIENLIQTDASINPGNSGGPLLNGKGEVIGINTAKISSGEGLGFAIPINEVKSIAQQIIETGTYKTVFMGIKGIALTEYENRLGVDLSADTGVLILEVESDSPAAKSGLQSGDIITKIDDKEVEDMSQLKKTLYNYKQGDKANLSVIRNTEKQNIEIEFTVVN; the protein is encoded by the coding sequence ATGGATGAAAATAATAACAATGGTTTTATTTTAATCAATAATGATTCAGAAGAAGAAAAAGCCGAAAAGCCTCAAAGAAGAGCTTATAAGGTAAGGAAACCAGCTAAGAATAAAAAGGGATTCAGAGGTAGTGCAATATCATACATTTGTTTAGCTTTAGTTTGCTCCTTATTAGGTGGCTTTACTTCTTCGTTTCTAGCTCCTAAGTTATTCCCAGGAACAAGTACAGAGTATAGTGCCCAAGCAATTACCATAAATACAAATGACAATTTATCAACAGTATCAGCTGTGGCAAAAAAGGCAATGGGTTCAGTTGTTGGAATTACAACTGTAGAAACACAATTGATATGGCCATTTTCAGCAAGGGATATCAGTGGTGTTGGATCTGGTGTAATAGTGCACAGTGATGGATATATATTAACAAACTCCCACGTTATTGCAAATGGTAATGCTAAGGAACTAAAGGTATTGTTCGAAAATGGTGAGCAGGTAAATGGAACAGTTCTTTGGAACGATTCTACACTTGATTTAGCTATAGTTAAAGTAAATGTAACAAATCTTCCTGTAGCAGATTTAGGAGATTCAGATAGTCTAGAAGTTGGAGAAATAGCAATAGCCATAGGTAATCCATTAGGACTTGAATTTGAAAGAACAGTAACATCTGGAATAATATCAGGTTTAAATAGAGATGTATCTGTAGAAAATGGTGTTGTTATCGAAAACTTGATCCAGACTGATGCTTCAATAAACCCTGGAAATAGTGGTGGCCCACTACTAAATGGTAAAGGTGAGGTAATTGGAATAAATACTGCTAAAATTTCTTCAGGGGAAGGTTTGGGATTTGCAATACCAATTAACGAAGTTAAGTCAATAGCACAACAGATAATAGAAACAGGCACATACAAAACAGTATTTATGGGCATAAAGGGTATAGCCTTGACAGAATATGAAAATAGATTAGGTGTCGACTTATCTGCTGATACTGGTGTTTTGATACTCGAAGTAGAATCTGATTCACCAGCAGCTAAATCAGGTCTTCAAAGTGGCGATATTATTACTAAAATTGATGATAAAGAAGTTGAAGATATGAGTCAGCTTAAAAAGACCCTATATAATTATAAACAAGGTGATAAAGCAAATTTATCAGTAATAAGAAATACGGAAAAACAGAATATTGAAATAGAATTTACAGTAGTAAATTAG
- a CDS encoding MBL fold metallo-hydrolase: MKVEYIFHSGFTVETDNYFLVFDYYKGDIELKDKKTLVFCSHAHHDHFNPEIFNWMDKNKNLLYVMSSDIDTKPSIHTYILDPYEDLKLHDIEINTFGSTDQGVSYLIKVEGKTIFFAGDLNWWYWNDDSDKEKFEMEKAFKDEIEKIKGHNIDLSFFPVDPRLEENYYLGGEYFINEIRPKVFIPMHFGDNFDVTREFIHKMKGISTIIVEITTKNQMFNI, translated from the coding sequence ATGAAGGTAGAGTATATATTTCATAGTGGTTTTACCGTAGAGACAGATAATTACTTTTTAGTATTTGATTATTATAAAGGTGATATAGAATTAAAGGATAAGAAGACTCTAGTCTTTTGTTCTCATGCACATCATGATCATTTTAATCCTGAAATTTTTAACTGGATGGATAAGAATAAAAACTTACTCTATGTAATGAGTAGTGATATAGATACTAAGCCATCGATACATACTTATATTTTAGACCCCTATGAAGATTTAAAACTTCATGATATTGAAATCAACACCTTTGGCTCAACTGACCAAGGAGTATCCTATTTGATTAAGGTAGAAGGAAAAACCATATTCTTCGCTGGAGATTTGAATTGGTGGTATTGGAATGATGATAGTGATAAGGAAAAATTTGAAATGGAGAAAGCCTTCAAGGATGAAATTGAAAAAATAAAGGGACATAATATCGATTTATCATTCTTTCCAGTGGATCCAAGGCTTGAGGAAAATTACTATTTAGGTGGAGAATACTTTATAAATGAAATTAGACCTAAAGTATTCATACCTATGCACTTTGGGGATAATTTTGATGTGACTAGAGAATTTATCCACAAAATGAAAGGCATATCTACTATCATTGTGGAAATAACAACGAAAAATCAGATGTTTAATATTTAA
- a CDS encoding exodeoxyribonuclease III — protein MRLVSWNVNGIRAILGKDFMEYFTDIDADIFCLQETKCQDGQVELELEGYYQYWNYAEKKGYSGTAVFTRVKPIEVNYGIGIDHHDKEGRVITLEYDDFYLVNCYTPNSQNELARLEYRIQWEDDFRSYLKTIELHKPVILCGDLNVAHNEIDLKNPKTNRKNAGFSDEERAKMTKLLNSGFIDTFRHFYPDKEGAYTWWSYLRKARDRNAGWRIDYFIVSEALKDRLESAEILNDVMGSDHCPVELVIK, from the coding sequence ATGAGATTAGTATCGTGGAATGTAAATGGAATCAGAGCTATTCTAGGGAAGGACTTCATGGAGTACTTTACAGATATTGATGCAGATATCTTTTGTCTTCAGGAAACAAAATGTCAGGATGGACAAGTTGAATTGGAGTTAGAAGGATATTATCAATATTGGAATTATGCAGAAAAGAAAGGTTATTCTGGAACAGCAGTTTTTACTAGAGTTAAGCCCATAGAAGTTAATTATGGTATTGGTATAGATCATCATGATAAGGAAGGTAGGGTAATCACTCTGGAATATGATGATTTTTATCTTGTAAATTGTTATACTCCTAATTCACAAAATGAGTTAGCAAGGCTTGAGTATAGAATCCAGTGGGAGGACGACTTTAGAAGTTATCTAAAAACAATTGAGCTACATAAACCTGTTATATTATGTGGAGATTTAAATGTCGCTCATAATGAAATAGACTTAAAGAATCCAAAAACAAATAGAAAGAATGCGGGTTTTAGCGATGAAGAAAGAGCTAAGATGACAAAATTACTGAATAGTGGATTTATAGATACATTTAGACACTTTTACCCAGATAAAGAAGGAGCTTATACTTGGTGGTCATATTTACGTAAAGCTAGAGATAGGAATGCCGGTTGGCGTATTGACTACTTCATAGTATCTGAAGCATTAAAAGATAGACTTGAATCTGCTGAAATATTAAATGATGTTATGGGTTCGGATCATTGTCCTGTAGAGCTTGTTATTAAGTAG